Below is a genomic region from Candidatus Binataceae bacterium.
CGGCGCTCCGAAAGATCAACGAGGAGTGTCTGAAGCTCGAGGCGTTCGCCGCGGCGCATCCTTCGCGCCAGCCCGACGCGGTTAGGTCGTAGCCACGCGCCTCTGTTCCTTTCCCCAAAGCTGAGTGAGACGGGATGAAGAAGATGGCTGCGTATATTCCCTCTCCCAAGACACACAGGGGAAGCGGGTAAGAGAAGACTGCGTCAGCGGGCGGCGTTGCGTCGAATGTCCGCGGCGACGGCGGTATCCGCCGGATGGAGCGTCATCCGCATCCCGTGGCGCGGGCGCAGCGTGATCAGCGGATGGAGTTCCACCGGATGCCCCGGCGCGAGGCCGAGCCGGTAGCGCTGCGCCACCGTCGCGATCACCAGTTGCGCTTCGGTCATCGCGAAGCCGTTGCCGATACAAATTCGCGGACCGCCGCCGAACGGCAGGTAGGCGAAATTCGGACGCCCCTCCGAGCGCGCGGGCGAGAAGCGCTCGGGGTCGAAGCGCTCCGGCGCCTCCCAGAAGGCGGGATGGCGATGCGTGATGAAGCTGCAGATGATCACGCTGGTCTTGCGCGGGATGCGGTAGCCGCCGATTTCGTCGTCGGCGATGGCGTTGCGCGAAATCGCCCACGCCGGCGGATAAAGCCGCATCGATTCTTCCACCACCATCCGCGTGTACGGCAGATTCGGCAGATCGAGCGCGTCGGGCGCGCGATCGCCGAGCACCTCGCGGACTTCCCGCTCGAGCTTGTCTGCCGCTTCGGGGTTCTGCGCGAGCAGGTACCAGGTCCAGGTCAGCGCGTTGGCGGTGGTTTCATGGCCTGCCAGCAGCAGGGTCAGAACCTCGTCGCGCACCTGGCGCGGGGTCATCCCCTTGTCAGTCTCCTCGTCCACCGCCTCGAGCAGCATCGAGAGCAAGTCCTGGTTGCGATGGGTGCTGAGGCGGCGCTCGTCGATGATCTTGCCGACGACCTGGTCGAGCGCAAGCACGGCGGCGCGAAAGCGGCGCTTGCGCGGCGTCGGAATCATCCAGAGCAGGTCGAGCAGGCTGAATTCGCCAAGCTGCCGGTTGACCTCGGTCAGCGCGTCGCCGATCGCTTCGGCGTCGTCGCTCACGTCGGCGCTGAACAGCGCCTTGGCCACGATCTTAAGCGTAAGATGTGTCATCTCGGCGCCGACATCGAAAGGCT
It encodes:
- a CDS encoding cytochrome P450, translated to MKAGGKSAKPPGPRGSLLLGSLRRVQREPLELMREGFRDHGDIVGYRFGNTRAALLAHPEHIRHVLHDNQRNYNKQNVDYAMLRRLLGNGLLTSEGAFWHRQRRLIAPMFHRQRVAGFCNLMVNSTLEMLERWDALARRGEPFDVGAEMTHLTLKIVAKALFSADVSDDAEAIGDALTEVNRQLGEFSLLDLLWMIPTPRKRRFRAAVLALDQVVGKIIDERRLSTHRNQDLLSMLLEAVDEETDKGMTPRQVRDEVLTLLLAGHETTANALTWTWYLLAQNPEAADKLEREVREVLGDRAPDALDLPNLPYTRMVVEESMRLYPPAWAISRNAIADDEIGGYRIPRKTSVIICSFITHRHPAFWEAPERFDPERFSPARSEGRPNFAYLPFGGGPRICIGNGFAMTEAQLVIATVAQRYRLGLAPGHPVELHPLITLRPRHGMRMTLHPADTAVAADIRRNAAR